GTGAGCAAGAGAGAGACAAGAGAGTGCTTTCAAGAGTTGTGTGGTGGTGTTGGCTCAGGCTGATTCGTTGAACTAAACTGGACGTTGACGCGTAATCTTCGCCTTGCCGACAAATCCGTCGTGTCAAGATACTATTGGGCTAGAAAGGCTCTTCAATTGCGTTTTGACGCGTAAGTTTCAAGATATTAGGATAATGAGAGCCatatttttgtttggtaaagAATAACCCACTTGCCCCCAAAATTCAGAGGAACTTATTATTAGGTTACAACAACACACGATTCATAACCAGACCAAAAGCGTCTAAATATTTGTCTAACaaggtgaaaaaaaaaaagaaagaaaagattttGGTAATCTTTGAGGTACAGTTTTGGAGATTGAATTGTAACCAAGTGCGACAAGAGCAACAAGTTCTCATATATGATCATTGTGTTCATCCATGGAAGGAGCATCTATTTCAGGTGGTGCTCAAACAACGACGCCATCTCGAGCTGCAGAAAGAAAAGAGGAGAGAAAATTCGAACATGACTACTTGCTTAGTAACGGATGATTGATCATGAGGAACTTTTACTTGTTGTTTTAATAGTAAAAGATTGATACTTACCGCCGTCAAAGCAGTTTCAGCTCCCTTGTTTCCGGCTTTGCCACCAGATCGATTCAGTGCCTAGAGTTTCAGTTTATTCAGTCTTTATCCATTATGATGAATCAGCTATACTGTACATATCATCAATACTTGCATAACACAACCTAACCTGATCCATGTCCTCGCATGTCAGTACACCAAATATGCATGGAACACCTGCAAAATTGGGGATCGAAAGCGTTACTGCTACTGCAAAGCTAAACTAAGTGCAAGAGAAGATGAGATCAACATCCAAAGAACTAAATTGATGCTTTGGGAATCTAACTGTCTAAGATCCTGACCAAAGGCAAAACTGAAGCAGGTCCTTGACTTTggaaatgtaaaagaaaaaatacaatcTTTGTCtgttttcaaaacaatcataatGTATTCCAGATgcaggaggaggagagagagtaGTCCAAACCTGAGTTGATGCCAGCAGAAAGTACTCCAGATGCAGCAGAGTTGGCAACAGCATCATAATGTGTGGTATCTCCTCTTATCTAACACacaacaaaggattcacaaaagTAGATCAAAACCCCAACTCTAAACATGTCTCAGCAACATAACTCAAACTACTTTCAGAAGCACATACAACCAGATGGGTTGAGAATTAGTTTAAAAGAAAAGAGTCATACCACAGCACCAATACATAAAACGGCATCGAAGTTTCCTGATTTCCCAAGGTTTTGTGCAACAACGCCAATCTCAAAGCTGCCAGGAACCCATATAACCTGATTGAAAAAGAGATTAAATCAGAGAAACAATAGCTCCACCACAAAGGATGTAAAACAATAGAATATAAGATGTTATACTTGGATGTCTTCTTCTCTGACTGAATACTTCTTGAAAGTTTCGATGGCTCCTTCCAGAAGCAACTTCGTCACAACCTCGTTGAAACGAGCAACAACCTTGAcagattaaataaaaaaaaccaaTCAATCAGAACTCAACAAATCCTGAAAAAAAGGTGAAGACTTTTCGAAATAAAAGAGAGAGCTCACGATGGCGAATCGAAGACCTTCCCCTCTCATAAGCGACCCGGTGACATGTCGAACAGCTTCCGTCACCACCGACGAGCGTAGCTCCTTCTCTACAGCGAGTGGTGACGCGAAACCTAGCACGGAAACTCTTAACATCTCGAGATTGCGAAAAAGTATGGAgctttaagagagagagagagagtgcgAGAAGGTTATATCATACCGGATGCGGATGAGGAGAATGATAGGCTACTGGATTTGATTACAGAAGGGAAACAAGACGATTGAGGTGGGTGGAGATGAGGGCGTGACGTCGGAGTTAGGCGGAGGCACGGCGGCGATGCTAACGACTTCATTTGAGCTGATGCGGTTAGTAGTGAGTGAGTGAGAGGCTAAAGAAAGATAACCTCTCTACCGTCGGTTTAGCCATTTTATAGATTCCGGTTAACTGCTAAATAAGATAACCTCTTTACCGTTGGTTTAGCCATTTAATAGATTCCGGTTAACTGCTGAATAAGATAACCTCTTTACCGTTGGTTTAACCATTTAATAGATTCCGGTTAACTGCTGAATAAGATAACCTCTTTACCGTTGGTTTAAAGACTTCCGGTTTGACGAAGCCCTAAAACTCAATTTTGTCGCCGGGACTGATTTTTTTCAGACAGAACTGAAAGACTTTGCAGCAACAAAGAACAAAACTTTCGTCTTGTAGGAGAAGAAAAATTTCTTGAACAAAGAACCATAGGATATGGCTACGGCGAACTGGTACGATTTTGATTCTTTTGATCTCTTTAACTGTTCTAGATGAAATTACTGAGGTAAACGTGTATTTGATCACAGGCTCACGGCGTCTCCAAGTGTGTTCCTTACTCGTCAAGTGAACTCTCCTGTCTCATTTGCTTCTAGAACCAATCAGACTCCATGTAGAAGCCGTGTTAGTTTTCAGGGCTGTGTGAAACGTCGTATTCCGGTGGTTTTATCCATGCCGGCAACGGAGGGTTCCGGTGTGGTGGCCGTGAAGTCTGTTTTGCCTGGAAATGGCATATCCATCATGGTATATGACTTGTCTTTGGTAgttgttagttaaatttattGTCTTTTCTTCAAGCAATAGCAATGGGGTATGTTCTTGGTGTTAGTTAAAGCACTTAAGCTGTGGATTATCTGTGTTATCAGGTGAATGGATGCAGTGGCAAAATGGGGAAGGCTGTGATCAAAGCAGCAGACTCTGCAGGAGTCAACATCGTTCCCACATCGTTTGGATCTGCTGCTGAGGCTGGTCAGACTGTTGAGGTGTGTGGAAAAGAGATTACTGTGTACGGTCctgcagagagagagaaggttCTTTCTTCTGTGTTTGAGAAGCACCCGGAGCTGATTGTTGTCGACTACACAATCCCATCTGCAGTCAATGGTATGTTGGTAACACTCCAGAACCTCTCATTCGAGCTACTTCTTCTCTGTTGTTAGTTTATGATGCTTTTGTCTTTTCGTAAAAAATAATGTAGATAATGCGGAGCTGTACAGCAGAGTAGGTGTTCCTTTCGTGATGGGAACAACTGGTGGAGACAGGAACAAACTGTATGTAACTGTTGAAGAAGCGAAGATTTACGCTGTGATTTCCCCACAGATGGGTAAACAAGTATGTGTGTACTCGGATGTTAAAAGTATTGTTATTTAAAGATCTTTTTTAGCTCATTATATCTCTTTGCTTTGTTGGTTGACTAGGTTGTTGCATTTCTTGCGGCCATGGAGATTATGGCTGAGCAGTTTCCAGGAGCCTTTTCTGGTTACTCCTTGGAGGTTTCTTTCttacttttgtttgttttatattgcTTCTTGGTACGACTAATCAACTTCCATCTATATTTGTAGGTGATGGAGTCTCATCAAGCTAGCAAATTGGATGCATCAGGAACAGCAAAAGCTGTTATCTCTTGCTTCCAGGAACTGGGAGTGTCTTACGACATGGATCAGGTGCATTGCTTTTACTTTATTCTCAACTTATTCGATCTCCGGATATGAATGTTCTGTGTATACAACTTGTTGTGGTAGATACAATTGATTAGGGATCCTAAACAGCAAGTTGAGATGGTTGGGGTTCCTGAAGAGCATGTCTCTGGCCACGCTTTCCATCTCTATCACTTGACATCACCTGATAAAACGTAATGCAATGCCTTAGACATGATTATATAACTTTGATCTCTATTGTAAAAAAGTGTTTATCTCCTCCCATAACTAGCTATATCTTTTCAttgtcgttttttttttgcagtgtCTCCTTTGAGTTCCAACACAACGTCTGTGGCAGATCAATATACGCTGAGGGAACTGTCGATGCTGTGCTTTTCCTTGCCAAAAAGGTTATAAAGCTTTACTCATTTTTTTCGTAATTGATTATATGCCTTTCTCTATGAGTCTCAGCTCCTCTATCTAAACGATGCTAATTGTTGTGAAATGCAGATTCGATTGAAATCAGAGCAGCGAATCTTCAACATGATTGATGTTTTGAGAGAGGGAAACATGCGTTGAGcttcctgatttttttttgtccaaatAACCATTTGGTTGGTTCTAGAAGAGCTGAGATAGATTTACCAAATCATCAGCTGTGAAAGTTAGATGTTTGGTTCCCCTCcactttttctgttttttttggaCAGGcttgaggttttttttttgcagttacACCAACTGGTGTTTTgtagctctttttttttttctgtctatCCTAGAACTTTCCATTGCATTGttcatttaaactttttttaccATAAATGTTACTCTCCTTTCTGAAAGTCCTATAGGTAATAGTTAGCTTCATTTTCAGAACAACGACCTCAGGGAAAATAACGTATCTGCATCATCAGTAGGCCTATAGGTTCTGATGAAGAAGTAAGATTTGATTTGGAGAAGTAAGATTTGGTGTATGTTCTGATGAAGTGTATCCAGAGCTGTTAGGATTTAAGCTCGAAGGAACGATGAGCACATTGGTTGCTTCTTTGGTAAGCATTGGTTGCGAGTCCTAGGGACATTGGTCCCAATGGTGCTTATCTTTTGGGAATGAGGGTTGGAACCATGATCAAACCTCTTGTAGATTACCTCATTTCCATCGGCAAGAAAATCGTGGCTAGGATGCTGGATAAGCGTGCTTATATCATCGGGTACAACCTCGAGGAGACTGTTAAACCAAATGTAGATTGCTTGGTAAAGGCCAAGATGTCTAAAGAACAGTATTCTTTTCAGCTTGAATCTCAAGATTGATCCTGAAGAGTTCGCTCGTGTTGTTGAGAAGATGCCACAGGTTGTAAGCCTTAAGGAGAACTTAATGAAACCTGTTGAGTTTCTATTAGAGGTTCATTGAACTGGTATGAAGGTCCAGTGTTCGACAGGGGTGGGAAGTTAGATATGTGATATGTGATATGTCtggtgatggtggtggtgagaTTGTCTGACgatgaaaaagaagatgagagtGACAATGAAGTTATCTACAGATGCACTCTCACTTTGTAAAACTAAAGGCGCATTGTCTTCTCTGGATGATTAAAGTTATTTTGACATTTGACCCATACAAGTGTTCTTTTTCTCCTTTAAGACCCACCAAATATACATTTCTACAACAAAACCCCCAATACTGTAAACGGTACGACATGAGAAGATCATCACCATAGTAACGAGTACGTACATGATCGATATCACACATCTTGTAATTATATGTTGACCAAAACACGAAAAAACATTcatatttactatttttcttgAATTGTTATGTATATTTATTGACCTGTGATGCAAGAAAACAGACGATGATTCTTGAATCTCACGAGCTGATGACCTTCATGCGGCGGAGAACAACCCTTCTCCATAGCTCCAACGGCTCTTCTTTTTGTTTCCCGGCTTGATAAGGATGAGTTATCTCCTATGCACCAGCGACGTCGATGCTGACCGTCCACGTTCATTTCCATGTCGTAAGACTCACGAGTTgttctggaggaggaggagagacgCTCGTAACGACGGCGAGTAAGGTTCTTCTTCACGGCTCTATACACCATTGGTATTAAACCATCCATTGATGCTCTAATATTCtttgcttcttttttgtttagGCGGATGATATCTTTGTAAGATGAAGaatatggttttgtttttttcattaatatcgATTTTAGGTTTGGGTGCTTAGTTTAccttccattttcttcttttatatatttatttctttatacaaGAAACCTAAACTTCTCTTTAGTATTGTTCCTCCCATTTGGTTTCTATGTCAAATCTTAGTTGGAGTTCCGCAGCTACActtgtttttttaaaagattatctTTATTTCGGTTAGTCATATATGGTATTTTATCTTACAATATCATTATTGTTATACACCCAACACTTTCATATGTAAGAAAACGTGTTTGTTCAAGGGTGTTTTTGTACCTGAGCTATGCTACAAAGTCTAGAATACATGATCTTTTTGTAGATTATTCGTGTAAGCATTTTGCATGTTACACCATCTATCACAAGTTTGTATATTTGAGATTTAACATTGTTTGAATGACATAACACATCAATATTTTGTCAATGAAATGATTAAGAACAAATTAAAACGTAATCATGAACGTTTACTGCCTATGCATACTATGATTAATTAAGACCTAAGAATAGTCCAACCcgtaacttctttttttttaaatgacccAGTTGTTGGACACGTTATCCTTGATCTGATCCTTTGACTGGGTGTTTGTGTCCAGAAAATATTATCAATTAAGATTGTGCTGAGACttttctgtttgtttgtttaattgtttagtgtagtttttttcttttatgttttcgATTAGTTTAGTTtcggtttatatattttgttgaagAAGACGGATTCAAGATGACCTCGCTCTTGTGTAAAAAAAAACGATATTTCAGTGAGTAAGGTTGCGTTTATAACAAGGAAACACATTCAAATAGTTTACTTTGATAGATATGATATTGTTACACAAGGCGAATCTTGAAAGtgttatttaactttttttttttgataatcaaGTGTTATTTAACTTCTAGGAACAAGAAAGTTGTTTTAAAAACAGCATGACGCTGACTGCATCAACTGTCATTTTACTTTAAGGATCCTAGTTTTAATTTCCGGCCGGGTCGGTTTCATGTAAAGTAGTAAATTAAGAAACTGTGTTGATCATTCAAAAGCCAAACCGTCGACAGAAAAAaaacgttgacaaaaaaaaaaaaaaacggctGGCGACTACGATGGCGATTGCGACAAGAAGGGGATGAATCGATTCGATCTCGGTGGTGTAAGGGGCGATGGTTTCGGTTTTAAGGTGGCTATGGTGCTTTCAATCAATCCAACGGAGTTGGGGATTTTTGGGAAACGATCGGAGTTGGAGGGGTGATATGATTAGGGTACGGCGAGAATTGAGGATTTTGATAAACAACCTATTTCTTGGGTCGTGGTGGACAAATCTCGGGAACAAATCGGTTGGGGATAGGGGTTTATTCAACAGGTCATGGATTGGGTCGAAGAGAAGGCGATTCTCGATATGCTTATTCAGGCAAGTCGAATCTGTTTCTTTCCCTTTACGGTTTCAAGATCTTCctcttaaaaacatttttattccTTCATTATTTGAGGTTTATTACTTGAGGTTTCTTCAGAATTTTAGGAATGATTATAAGATCAATTTAGAGGGGATTTTAAATCTACATTTACATCACATAAACAAGTCTGGAAAGTGGCATCTCGCATT
The nucleotide sequence above comes from Raphanus sativus cultivar WK10039 unplaced genomic scaffold, ASM80110v3 Scaffold0513, whole genome shotgun sequence. Encoded proteins:
- the LOC108847250 gene encoding 6,7-dimethyl-8-ribityllumazine synthase, chloroplastic; this encodes MKSLASPPCLRLTPTSRPHLHPPQSSCFPSVIKSSSLSFSSSASGFASPLAVEKELRSSVVTEAVRHVTGSLMRGEGLRFAIVVARFNEVVTKLLLEGAIETFKKYSVREEDIQVIWVPGSFEIGVVAQNLGKSGNFDAVLCIGAVIRGDTTHYDAVANSAASGVLSAGINSGVPCIFGVLTCEDMDQALNRSGGKAGNKGAETALTALEMASLFEHHLK
- the LOC108844633 gene encoding 4-hydroxy-tetrahydrodipicolinate reductase 1, chloroplastic is translated as MATANWLTASPSVFLTRQVNSPVSFASRTNQTPCRSRVSFQGCVKRRIPVVLSMPATEGSGVVAVKSVLPGNGISIMVNGCSGKMGKAVIKAADSAGVNIVPTSFGSAAEAGQTVEVCGKEITVYGPAEREKVLSSVFEKHPELIVVDYTIPSAVNDNAELYSRVGVPFVMGTTGGDRNKLYVTVEEAKIYAVISPQMGKQVVAFLAAMEIMAEQFPGAFSGYSLEVMESHQASKLDASGTAKAVISCFQELGVSYDMDQIQLIRDPKQQVEMVGVPEEHVSGHAFHLYHLTSPDKTVSFEFQHNVCGRSIYAEGTVDAVLFLAKKIRLKSEQRIFNMIDVLREGNMR